In Dermacentor variabilis isolate Ectoservices chromosome 11, ASM5094787v1, whole genome shotgun sequence, one genomic interval encodes:
- the LOC142563934 gene encoding uncharacterized protein LOC142563934 isoform X6, translating to MKAHLVEKHSNPPMKMLWPQRENLDCDDSTPLASVGEGGGDRQNGTVSGFETCPYCFKPWEKQEIQEHVFDCSEQTTECPECVEQMKKADYEEHVLQCGIKVEEKKAGGSASSQRAYDGSGIRQKREEVNELKEAINRLEERVKKLEMPLERVLQRLQEEAMKRNY from the exons ATGAAG GCGCACCTCGTGGAAAAGCACAGTAATCCTCCGATGAAAATGCTATGGCCCCAACGCGAGAATTTG GATTGTGACGACAGCACGCCCTTGGCTTCAGTGGGCGAAGGTGGCGGTGATCGGCAAAACGGCACTgtttccggattcgagacctgTCCTTACTGTTTTAAACCATGGGAGAAACAAGAGATTCAA GAACACGTGTTTGACTGCTCGGAACAGACCACAGAGTGTCCGGAGTGCGTCGAACAAATGAAGAAAGCCGATTACGAAGAACACGTACTACAGTGCGGTATAAAGGTAGAAGAAAAGAAGGCAGGCGGGTCTGCAAG ttccCAGAGGGCTTATGATGGCAGCGGAATACGCCAGAAAAGAGAAGAAGTTAACGAACTCAAGGAAGCCATAAAT AGATTGGAAGAAAGAGTAAAGAAACTGGAAATGCCATTGGAAAGGGTTCTGCAACGATTGCAAGAAGAGGCAATGAAACGGAACTACTAA
- the LOC142563934 gene encoding uncharacterized protein LOC142563934 isoform X2, which yields MAMELVERDGGWYLGVKIKDNIIVSCGMRQCDAIGIRRCVNCNFVPEKLRKLDCRHELCEHCYATITSYTCQFDCTSTRKEKVSEPRHNTDLDGVILTCPRCAEFKTYSSMKDCDDSTPLASVGEGGGDRQNGTVSGFETCPYCFKPWEKQEIQEHVFDCSEQTTECPECVEQMKKADYEEHVLQCGIKVEEKKAGGSASSQRAYDGSGIRQKREEVNELKEAINRLEERVKKLEMPLERVLQRLQEEAMKRNY from the exons ATGGCGATGGAGCTCGTTGAAAGAGACGGCGG GTGGTATCTGGGAGTTAAAATCAAGGACAATATTATCGTGTCATGTGGGATGCGTCAGTGCGACGCCATCGGTATACGACGTTGTGTGAATTGCAACTTTGTCCCTGAGAAGTTGCGGAAACTAGACTGCAGGCACGAGTTGTGCGAACATTGCTATGCAACCATCACGTCCTATACTTGTCAATTTGATTGCACTAGTACTCGTAAAGAAAAG GTTTCGGAACCACGTCACAACACAGATTTGGATGGCGTTATCCTTACGTGTCCCAGATGCGCCGAGTTCAAAACCTACTCCTCGATGAAG GATTGTGACGACAGCACGCCCTTGGCTTCAGTGGGCGAAGGTGGCGGTGATCGGCAAAACGGCACTgtttccggattcgagacctgTCCTTACTGTTTTAAACCATGGGAGAAACAAGAGATTCAA GAACACGTGTTTGACTGCTCGGAACAGACCACAGAGTGTCCGGAGTGCGTCGAACAAATGAAGAAAGCCGATTACGAAGAACACGTACTACAGTGCGGTATAAAGGTAGAAGAAAAGAAGGCAGGCGGGTCTGCAAG ttccCAGAGGGCTTATGATGGCAGCGGAATACGCCAGAAAAGAGAAGAAGTTAACGAACTCAAGGAAGCCATAAAT AGATTGGAAGAAAGAGTAAAGAAACTGGAAATGCCATTGGAAAGGGTTCTGCAACGATTGCAAGAAGAGGCAATGAAACGGAACTACTAA
- the LOC142563934 gene encoding uncharacterized protein LOC142563934 isoform X5 translates to MAMELVERDGGWYLGVKIKDNIIVSCGMRQCDAIGIRRCVNCNFVPEKLRKLDCRHELCEHCYATITSYTCQFDCTSTRKEKDCDDSTPLASVGEGGGDRQNGTVSGFETCPYCFKPWEKQEIQEHVFDCSEQTTECPECVEQMKKADYEEHVLQCGIKVEEKKAGGSASSQRAYDGSGIRQKREEVNELKEAINRLEERVKKLEMPLERVLQRLQEEAMKRNY, encoded by the exons ATGGCGATGGAGCTCGTTGAAAGAGACGGCGG GTGGTATCTGGGAGTTAAAATCAAGGACAATATTATCGTGTCATGTGGGATGCGTCAGTGCGACGCCATCGGTATACGACGTTGTGTGAATTGCAACTTTGTCCCTGAGAAGTTGCGGAAACTAGACTGCAGGCACGAGTTGTGCGAACATTGCTATGCAACCATCACGTCCTATACTTGTCAATTTGATTGCACTAGTACTCGTAAAGAAAAG GATTGTGACGACAGCACGCCCTTGGCTTCAGTGGGCGAAGGTGGCGGTGATCGGCAAAACGGCACTgtttccggattcgagacctgTCCTTACTGTTTTAAACCATGGGAGAAACAAGAGATTCAA GAACACGTGTTTGACTGCTCGGAACAGACCACAGAGTGTCCGGAGTGCGTCGAACAAATGAAGAAAGCCGATTACGAAGAACACGTACTACAGTGCGGTATAAAGGTAGAAGAAAAGAAGGCAGGCGGGTCTGCAAG ttccCAGAGGGCTTATGATGGCAGCGGAATACGCCAGAAAAGAGAAGAAGTTAACGAACTCAAGGAAGCCATAAAT AGATTGGAAGAAAGAGTAAAGAAACTGGAAATGCCATTGGAAAGGGTTCTGCAACGATTGCAAGAAGAGGCAATGAAACGGAACTACTAA
- the LOC142563934 gene encoding uncharacterized protein LOC142563934 isoform X3: MRQCDAIGIRRCVNCNFVPEKLRKLDCRHELCEHCYATITSYTCQFDCTSTRKEKVSEPRHNTDLDGVILTCPRCAEFKTYSSMKAHLVEKHSNPPMKMLWPQRENLDCDDSTPLASVGEGGGDRQNGTVSGFETCPYCFKPWEKQEIQEHVFDCSEQTTECPECVEQMKKADYEEHVLQCGIKVEEKKAGGSASSQRAYDGSGIRQKREEVNELKEAINRLEERVKKLEMPLERVLQRLQEEAMKRNY; the protein is encoded by the exons ATGCGTCAGTGCGACGCCATCGGTATACGACGTTGTGTGAATTGCAACTTTGTCCCTGAGAAGTTGCGGAAACTAGACTGCAGGCACGAGTTGTGCGAACATTGCTATGCAACCATCACGTCCTATACTTGTCAATTTGATTGCACTAGTACTCGTAAAGAAAAG GTTTCGGAACCACGTCACAACACAGATTTGGATGGCGTTATCCTTACGTGTCCCAGATGCGCCGAGTTCAAAACCTACTCCTCGATGAAG GCGCACCTCGTGGAAAAGCACAGTAATCCTCCGATGAAAATGCTATGGCCCCAACGCGAGAATTTG GATTGTGACGACAGCACGCCCTTGGCTTCAGTGGGCGAAGGTGGCGGTGATCGGCAAAACGGCACTgtttccggattcgagacctgTCCTTACTGTTTTAAACCATGGGAGAAACAAGAGATTCAA GAACACGTGTTTGACTGCTCGGAACAGACCACAGAGTGTCCGGAGTGCGTCGAACAAATGAAGAAAGCCGATTACGAAGAACACGTACTACAGTGCGGTATAAAGGTAGAAGAAAAGAAGGCAGGCGGGTCTGCAAG ttccCAGAGGGCTTATGATGGCAGCGGAATACGCCAGAAAAGAGAAGAAGTTAACGAACTCAAGGAAGCCATAAAT AGATTGGAAGAAAGAGTAAAGAAACTGGAAATGCCATTGGAAAGGGTTCTGCAACGATTGCAAGAAGAGGCAATGAAACGGAACTACTAA
- the LOC142563934 gene encoding uncharacterized protein LOC142563934 isoform X4 — protein MAMELVERDGGWYLGVKIKDNIIVSCGMRQCDAIGIRRCVNCNFVPEKLRKLDCRHELCEHCYATITSYTCQFDCTSTRKEKVSEPRHNTDLDGVILTCPRCAEFKTYSSMKAHLVEKHSNPPMKMLWPQRENLDCDDSTPLASVGEGGGDRQNGTVSGFETCPYCFKPWEKQEIQEHVFDCSEQTTECPECVEQMKKADYEEHVLQCGIKVEEKKAGGSARDWKKE, from the exons ATGGCGATGGAGCTCGTTGAAAGAGACGGCGG GTGGTATCTGGGAGTTAAAATCAAGGACAATATTATCGTGTCATGTGGGATGCGTCAGTGCGACGCCATCGGTATACGACGTTGTGTGAATTGCAACTTTGTCCCTGAGAAGTTGCGGAAACTAGACTGCAGGCACGAGTTGTGCGAACATTGCTATGCAACCATCACGTCCTATACTTGTCAATTTGATTGCACTAGTACTCGTAAAGAAAAG GTTTCGGAACCACGTCACAACACAGATTTGGATGGCGTTATCCTTACGTGTCCCAGATGCGCCGAGTTCAAAACCTACTCCTCGATGAAG GCGCACCTCGTGGAAAAGCACAGTAATCCTCCGATGAAAATGCTATGGCCCCAACGCGAGAATTTG GATTGTGACGACAGCACGCCCTTGGCTTCAGTGGGCGAAGGTGGCGGTGATCGGCAAAACGGCACTgtttccggattcgagacctgTCCTTACTGTTTTAAACCATGGGAGAAACAAGAGATTCAA GAACACGTGTTTGACTGCTCGGAACAGACCACAGAGTGTCCGGAGTGCGTCGAACAAATGAAGAAAGCCGATTACGAAGAACACGTACTACAGTGCGGTATAAAGGTAGAAGAAAAGAAGGCAGGCGGGTCTGCAAG AGATTGGAAGAAAGAGTAA
- the LOC142563934 gene encoding uncharacterized protein LOC142563934 isoform X1 — MAMELVERDGGWYLGVKIKDNIIVSCGMRQCDAIGIRRCVNCNFVPEKLRKLDCRHELCEHCYATITSYTCQFDCTSTRKEKVSEPRHNTDLDGVILTCPRCAEFKTYSSMKAHLVEKHSNPPMKMLWPQRENLDCDDSTPLASVGEGGGDRQNGTVSGFETCPYCFKPWEKQEIQEHVFDCSEQTTECPECVEQMKKADYEEHVLQCGIKVEEKKAGGSASSQRAYDGSGIRQKREEVNELKEAINRLEERVKKLEMPLERVLQRLQEEAMKRNY; from the exons ATGGCGATGGAGCTCGTTGAAAGAGACGGCGG GTGGTATCTGGGAGTTAAAATCAAGGACAATATTATCGTGTCATGTGGGATGCGTCAGTGCGACGCCATCGGTATACGACGTTGTGTGAATTGCAACTTTGTCCCTGAGAAGTTGCGGAAACTAGACTGCAGGCACGAGTTGTGCGAACATTGCTATGCAACCATCACGTCCTATACTTGTCAATTTGATTGCACTAGTACTCGTAAAGAAAAG GTTTCGGAACCACGTCACAACACAGATTTGGATGGCGTTATCCTTACGTGTCCCAGATGCGCCGAGTTCAAAACCTACTCCTCGATGAAG GCGCACCTCGTGGAAAAGCACAGTAATCCTCCGATGAAAATGCTATGGCCCCAACGCGAGAATTTG GATTGTGACGACAGCACGCCCTTGGCTTCAGTGGGCGAAGGTGGCGGTGATCGGCAAAACGGCACTgtttccggattcgagacctgTCCTTACTGTTTTAAACCATGGGAGAAACAAGAGATTCAA GAACACGTGTTTGACTGCTCGGAACAGACCACAGAGTGTCCGGAGTGCGTCGAACAAATGAAGAAAGCCGATTACGAAGAACACGTACTACAGTGCGGTATAAAGGTAGAAGAAAAGAAGGCAGGCGGGTCTGCAAG ttccCAGAGGGCTTATGATGGCAGCGGAATACGCCAGAAAAGAGAAGAAGTTAACGAACTCAAGGAAGCCATAAAT AGATTGGAAGAAAGAGTAAAGAAACTGGAAATGCCATTGGAAAGGGTTCTGCAACGATTGCAAGAAGAGGCAATGAAACGGAACTACTAA